Proteins from a single region of Streptomyces sp. TN58:
- a CDS encoding small ribosomal subunit Rsm22 family protein, whose protein sequence is MNASAPTTAETLRSTLGGLLDGLPPKQATAAVERLIANYRGRTPTDAPVLRDRSDVAAYAAYRMPATFEAVRAALDALADAAPDWAPESHVDVGGGTGAAAWAVDATWDGPRRTTVLDWAEPALALGRELAAASASPVLRGAEWRRAVIGTGMAVPDADLVTVSYVLGELTPQARTAVVAEAARAGRAVVLIEPGTPEGYLRIREAREQLIAAGMRVAAPCPHDGTCPIEVGQDWCHFSARVSRSSLHRQVKGGSLPYEDEKFSYVAATRFPVEPAASRITRRPQIRKGLVLLELCGPEEGDGAGLTRVNVTKRHGGLYKAARDADWGQAWPPPSDDDTP, encoded by the coding sequence CATCGCCAACTACCGGGGGCGGACCCCCACCGACGCACCCGTACTGCGCGACCGCTCGGACGTCGCGGCGTACGCGGCCTACCGCATGCCGGCCACCTTCGAGGCCGTACGGGCCGCCCTGGACGCCCTCGCCGACGCGGCGCCCGACTGGGCGCCGGAGTCGCACGTGGACGTGGGCGGCGGCACCGGCGCCGCGGCCTGGGCGGTGGACGCCACCTGGGACGGTCCGCGCCGGACCACGGTCCTGGACTGGGCCGAGCCGGCGCTGGCCCTCGGCCGGGAGCTGGCGGCCGCCTCCGCCTCGCCCGTGCTGCGCGGCGCCGAGTGGCGGCGGGCCGTCATCGGCACGGGGATGGCCGTCCCCGACGCCGACCTGGTGACGGTGTCGTACGTACTCGGCGAGCTGACCCCGCAGGCCCGTACGGCCGTCGTCGCCGAGGCGGCGCGGGCGGGCCGCGCGGTGGTGCTGATCGAGCCGGGCACACCGGAGGGCTACCTGCGCATCCGCGAGGCCCGCGAGCAGCTGATCGCGGCCGGAATGCGGGTCGCCGCGCCGTGCCCGCACGACGGGACCTGTCCCATCGAGGTCGGCCAGGACTGGTGCCACTTCTCGGCGCGGGTCAGCCGCTCCTCCCTGCACCGGCAGGTCAAGGGCGGCTCACTCCCCTACGAGGACGAGAAGTTCAGCTACGTCGCCGCGACCCGCTTCCCGGTGGAGCCGGCCGCATCCCGGATCACGCGCCGGCCGCAGATCCGCAAGGGGCTCGTCCTGCTGGAACTGTGCGGCCCCGAGGAGGGCGACGGGGCAGGCCTGACCCGGGTCAACGTGACCAAGCGCCACGGCGGCCTGTACAAGGCCGCTCGGGACGCCGACTGGGGCCAGGCCTGGCCGCCGCCCTCGGACGACGACACCCCCTAG